A genomic window from Mobula hypostoma chromosome X1, sMobHyp1.1, whole genome shotgun sequence includes:
- the dnajc14 gene encoding dnaJ homolog subfamily C member 14, which yields MERSDHYGRQGDLQWPERNKAHWYEEEEEEEEEQQQQQVASQLSHHDHCHFTQINQPVVDSPQDDKSNAFQNYSRHMQCDNSDSSRPILEHVSTATGNQTWPRTSQQPATETDPGNDSSLSDWPLGGIKCFDHKEKCLGQLLDEELKTVDQAGLSIPSGQLDFTGKLPSLYSSGISCDGCEFQNREAELASSDKPYSLSDAITYREGYGCLSSIPQLEGSAMTGMFLERFFEPNCYEDHSFPFRTNDSLSFLDNLDCMRSANASPEDATDKCDDFNEREGMTESDIKSTEEVRHPMKMTNKKSGKRQRNKSVTKDSSNTCNKEDVREHIKKNSKSSGNKHRHSKAERRRQHTENRHRLKNGVQRQSEELLWRCVTFVKIVMDVILFVTLKCGEYVEMGGKLVYSCCQIHKEDFISLKGSARTSSMWLLKQAKLGSEKLRRFCLSLLKMTLKFLKMLLALLFLVLMLFIGCLRLGYKYAKAGVFIIFQRLPIWGQENFPHLGTVCFLQSLCSHIEESRTWNYLKRLWEKLKMRFWLTAKWRTVGQSPPSPPSPKSPSANRFQPDHEVDRLLAMADVPEEELDPFKVLGVEVMATDAELKKAYRQLAVLVHPDKNRHPRSEEAFKVVRAAWDIVSNPERRKEYEIKRAAESELHQSMNEFLTKLQDDLKEAMNTMMCSKCEGKHKRFEMDRDPQVARYCAECNKRHPVEDGDFWAESSMLGLKITYFAMMDGRVYDITEWAGCQRVGISPDMHHVPYHISFATRASGGSGRHRAGSDNGPTSPADLQEFFSKIFQGATTQANGSFFNQSQMGPNGQAKGEPTQRTDTRQKRRKKVRRTFPR from the exons ATGGAGAGAAGTGATCACTATGGTAGGCAAGGTGATTTGCAGTGGCCAGAAAGAAACAAAGCCCACTggtatgaggaggaggaggaggaggaggaggagcagcagcagcagcaagttGCATCCCAATTGTCCCATCATGACCATTGTCACTTTACCCAGATAAATCAACCAGTTGTCGACTCTCCCCAGGATGATAaatcaaatgcttttcaaaatTACTCCCGTCACATGCAATGTGACAACAGTGACTCAAGTAGGCCTATTTTGGAACATGTCAGCACCGCAACTGGTAATCAGACCTGGCCAAGAACAAGTCAACAACCTGCGACAGAAACTGATCCAGGGAACGATTCATCCTTATCAGATTGGCCTCTTGGTGGCATTAAGTGCTTTGATCACAAAGAAAAATGTTTGGGTCAACTTCTAGATGAAGAGCTGAAAACAGTGGATCAGGCAGGGCTGAGCATCCCCAGTGGACAGCTGGATTTTACAGGGAAACTGCCATCTCTCTATTCTTCTGGCATATCATGTGATGGCTGTGAATTTCAAAACCGCGAGGCAGAGTTGGCCAGTAGTGATAAGCCATACTCTCTTTCTGATGCAATAACCTATCGTGAAGGGTATGGGTGCCTATCATCCATTCCTCAGTTGGAAGGCTCTGCCATGACTGGAATGTTTTTGGAACGATTCTTTGAACCCAATTGCTATGAAGACCACAGCTTCCCTTTCAGAACGAATGACAGTCTATCATTTCTTGACAACTTAGACTGCATGCGTTCTGCCAATGCTTCACCAGAAGATGCAACAGATAAATGTGATGATTTCAATGAACGTGAAGGTATGACCGAAAGCGATATAAAGTCAACGGAAGAGGTTAGACATCCCATGAAAATGACCAACAAAAAAAGCGGCAAACGACAAAGGAACAAATCGGTGACAAAAGATTCTTCAAACACCTGCAATAAGGAAGATGTGAGGGAGCACATAAAGAAGAATAGCAAGTCTTCAGGAAATAAGCATCGGCACTCAAAGGCTGAGAGGAGGCGACAGCATACTGAAAACAGGCACAGGTTAAAGAATGGAGTGCAGAGACAGTCTGAGGAGTTACTTTGGAGATGCGTAACCTTTGTTAAAATTGTTATGGATGTCATTCTTTTTGTGACTCTCAAGTGTGGAGAGTACGTGGAGATGGGGGGAAAGCTTGTGTATTCATGTTGCCAGATACACAAAGAGGATTTTATTTCCTTAAAGGGCAGTGCAAGGACCTCAAGCATGTGGCTTCTTAAACAGGCAAAGTTAGGGTCGGAGAAGCTCAGGCGGTTTTGCCTTTCCCTTCTAAAGATGACActaaagtttttaaaaatgctgcTTGCTCTGCTTTTTCTAGTACTAATGTTATTTATAGGATGCTTACGACTTGGCTACAAATATGCAAAGGCTGGTGTTTTCATAATTTTTCAGAGGCTACCCATTTGGGGTCAAGAAAACTTTCCCCACTTAGGAACTGTTTGTTTTCTGCAAAGCTTGTGTTCACATATAGAAGAATCTAGAACTTGGAATTATTTGAAAAGACTATGGGAAAAATTGAAAATGAGATTCTGGCTAACTGCTAAATGGCGGACTGTGGGCCAGTCTCCCCCTTCACCTCCTTCACCCAAGTCACCTAGTGCTAATAGGTTCCAGCCAGATCACGAGGTTGACCGGCTGTTGGCAATGGCTGATGTACCAGAGGAGGAGCTGGATCCTTTTAAAGTTCTGGGCGTGGAGGTAATGGCCACTGATGctgagctgaaaaaggcttatcgGCAGTTGGCTGTGCTG GTTCACCCTGATAAAAACCGACACCCACGATCGGAGGAAGCTTTTAAGGTGGTGCGAGCAGCGTGGGATATTGTGAGCAATCCTGAAAGGAGGAAGGAATATGAAAT CAAACGGGCCGCAGAGAGTGAGTTACATCAGTCCATGAACGAGTTTCTCACCAAACTCCAGGATGACCTGAAGGAGGCCATGAACACTATGATGTGCAGTAAATGTGAAGGAAAACACAA GAGGTTTGAAATGGATCGTGACCCTCAGGTAGCTCGATACTGTGCTGAGTGTAATAAGAGACACCctgtggaggatggagacttcTGGGCAGAATCAAGCATGCTGGGATTAAAAATCACTTACTTTGCCATGATGGATGGCAGAGTCTATGATATCACAG aATGGGCTGGTTGTCAGAGGGTAGGAATATCTCCTGATATGCATCATGTTCCTTACCATATATCTTTTGCTACAAGAGCTTCTGGAGGCAGTGGTCGTCATAG